One Salvia miltiorrhiza cultivar Shanhuang (shh) chromosome 6, IMPLAD_Smil_shh, whole genome shotgun sequence genomic window, tgattcacgccggattgagaaaaaaaaaattatataattccaacaaaaatgatttacgaaagcatttgtaaattttcaagttatttaaatttttattttgtgcattgcatattaatttaaaggCGAGTGATTCatctgccgagtgattcctctggcgagtgattcctccgccgagtgattcctctggcgagtgattcctctgccgagtgattcctctggcgagggtgatttctctgacgagtgtgactcctcaccattcctctgctctggtgcggaactaacTTTAGAGGGAGAggaagcaagtggataaacatagttaacggatagatattttatgcaagtggatgattaagcatgtgttatttatccaatacttgatggctaagtaaatagGGTTAAATAAAACAACGCCTTTCTCTTGCATCCCTCATAACAGAcatctctttcctctctcttctctctctcctctctcgactgtcatcaCCCAACACCATTGATGAGATTACTCCACCCTTCTCGGCACATTCATTATCCCTTCTTTAAGAAATTAAACCATCAACTCCTCATTCAAGCAACAACAAGAACAAATCTCAACCGAAACCTCTTAAGGTTTCCTCTTAAACCCCTTATCTCGTTTGCTTCGATTGCATAATCCAAGCATTTTATATGTGCTATTCTACTGAACCAACATACCATACAAGCTTTTGCAAATTAAGAAAGATgcaaactttatatatatatatatatgcatatatcttTGTATATCTACAATATACATGTGTGTAAAAGCAATTACAAAATGTCTTTTCttttgaattgaaataaaaggGGTGAAGAAGCTTATGGTTTTGTGAGTGTGTGCTTGCTTGCTGTGAGAGTAGAAATCAGGGGAGGGCAGGCGGCGGCCGGCGGTGGCTCCGCGCCACTGTTGACCGGAgtgcgcagagagagagagagagggtgagaaggGCGGCGGTGGTTAGCTCCTACTGCTGCGGCCGCCGGATCCGTGAACAGGGGAGGGTTGAGAGAGCCGAGGGAGGTGGAGGCCGCGGCGGCAGTCCACTTCTTCTGCTGTTGTCGGCCGATTCGagcgaagagagagagggagttcACGCGGCGGCCATGGTGGTGGCTGTCGCCGGGTTTttgagggaggcggcggtggcaTTTCAGTTTGTGTGGATGTGTGAGCTGTTGTGAGAAAGGGAGACAGAGGGAGATGGAGCTCAGGGCGGTGCGGCTGCGTGAACGGCAATGCCTACCGCTGCCGGAGAAGGGGAGAAAGGGAGAAGGGTGAAGGGGTGCTGGGCGGCGTGTGTTtgtgtgcatattttaagtaattacttattatatgctaagcatgacatgaaattgcacttattttgcaataaaagtatttatgatttaatttgtttcttttataattccaattattaaaggaagttgagtaagaatattgttggtgttcttaactcaagagaattgttttcaattatttattcattaaattttgaaaacccggctaagtgaatcatagaatgttaagcacttcaccacgacttaagattagattgaggagacctattaagaatagacttcttgtaggctttatggaccaaggggattagcgctgctttcccgaGACGAGTTTGTGTAATTATgaatcttcaggctttgcctaaccaggtgggcttactttccaaatgtataaagtatgattgagttattaagctctaaatgtttcaattaaatgcaaattatttattcaatgaaatgcaaactgtttatccaataaaatgtttatgtgcactctgctatgtttaaggctcgccacaacgaatcaattgaggttctcttataacctaacacattatttgagaattatgtacaccgttagctgactcggtgggttgatctccattcgggcactaactaagaggcgttataatggtgcttgctggatgtgttccgaagcatgtaatgtaagggcctgcctgggtaacgtcccgaggtcaaagtaaacttgtatgggttacgccctcagttcaagtaaatgggagaaatggatccgacagtggctagaggtccgggatcacagcgagtaacagaaaatgagtgtgacatgtgcgcacaaatgaaagaaattattttaacatgcttagaagttttttcattttaaaaccttctaagttatgtcaagtatgattggataaactgtctttacgaaaatatgaaatgtttcaaaaaatgcatgcccactaagtacattagtacttagcccaaaattactttcaaatgttttcaggttggctggctggtgctgacgggacggagctgaggctagggttaaattcctattttagacttccgctgtagcaatcaCTCATATCCGTCTTTTGTtatcccaacttaagatcttcatgtaaaatttcaaacgATATacttgaccgagcttagactcttcactactgaatttatgctaatgaatgccggttgtcagaagcatgaaacaaaacttgtgatccaaaggggcatagcccgaatTTCAAATCCTATTTCGGTtataacaaggtttttcccttgtttatttctatgaattagttgcacttcgattatatttattcattcaagaattggggtgtgacaccaTTACTGGAATAATCTCTTGCtcaaacatgaatgaaaaagaaACTACTTCAGAATTAAATGCAGTGACAACAATGGCTGCATGAGAATTCAACACCAGTGGAATGGTCTGCTATGGTGAGAGCTCGAGTGAGTTTAATTAGTGCTAGAAGCAGACTTTTCTAGAATGCATTCAACCAAATGAGGAGATGATTCCACAACTTTATATACTTTCAGATTTAAATCAAATAGCCGACTAAATAAGTACCAAAAACTACATAGAAATGATGATGGGTTTGATTTAATCCTTTTAGAACCCAATACTTGCTGAAACCGATCAAAACTGAAATACTGAAGCATTAAAATTGGAGATAATAAATTCAACCCcgaaagttaaaaaaaaatgaccGACAATTTAGGTATAAAAAATTTGGAGATAATAGTGTGTTTACTCTTTAAAAACTTTCAAATAAGAAAAGCTCATTTTTGGAGAAATCAATCAAACAGATTAAGGTATCAATAGTTTGCTGCATTGATAACGAAGCTTACCAATTGTCGCAGCTATGGAGTCGCGGGACGGGGTAGGGCTGGGCGAGGGCAGTGCAATCCCTAAATTGGGAGTATAATATCAAATAACAAAGCTTAGTTATTAACATCCCATAACTAGAAGAGAACCCCCTCAAATCGAAGAGAACTTACCAATCGACGACGGCTGCGACGGTGAGCGTCTGAGCAAGGACGGTGGCGACGCCGGTGAGAGGACGGCGGTGGGAGAAATGGAAGACCAGTCGCGGCTGGAATAGTGAGAAAAAACTAGGTTTTAATCGGGCGAAAAAGCTTGACGTtagatttgaaaatatttggatTTAGCTACGGAAATTCCGTAGCTAGTAAGTCACACTGATTTTGCTACGGATAGAATCCGTAGCTAAGGATAAAATTTCAGTTTAGCTACGGCTTTAGCTACGGTTATTCCGTAGCTAagaatttttaataaaattattatttttttaaactttaGTGATGGATTATATCCGTAGCGAAAGAATTGCTACGGAAATCCGTTGTCAAATCCGTTGGGAAATTTAACAAAATATATGCATCACGAATCCGTAGCGATTCCGTCACAGAATAGCTACGGAAATAAATCCGTAGCTAATTCCGTAGCTAAATTtagcgtttttttgtagtgacccGCCCGGGttcaatagattttaatttcattttctctttacttttattcttttttcaatttaaattaaacaacttcaattttaacaacataaaattcattcaactaaaaatccaaacattacaaataaaaaaaacaacaaatatttaaaacatccaattttcgaaaaatttaAAGCCGTCGAACTACGGGTCAACCGGACCAAAGCGTGCCCATATATGCTCAACCAAATCATCGCGGAGGCGAGCATGCAATCGTGCATCCTTCAAGCTTGCATTCCGTGCCAAATAGGCGGCGAACTCCGGTGGTGCTCCGGAATTGAATTGTGTTTGAGGAGTAGAACTTGGTCCCTCGCCGTCGTCACCGTCAAAATTACTTGCATTTCCACCTTCATCctcaatgatcatgttgtgcaatatgATGCATGCAAACATGATCGAACTCATTAGCTCCGCCTTCCACAAACGCGAAGGTCCTCTAATTATACCCCACCGAGCCTGAAGAACACCGAAAGCTCGTTCCACATCCTTCCTTGCAGCTTCTTGCATCACCTTGAACCTCCGCTTCTTCTCATCATTCGGAAACTGGAAGCTCTTCACGAACACCGGCCAGTCCGGATAGATGCCGTCTGTTAAGTAGTATCCTCGAGTGTGGTGAGAATTGTTGGCGAGGAAGTGCACAGCCGCTTCATGCCCCGCTAAAACATCGTTGAATAGCGTGGACTGGTGGAGCAtgttgatgtcgttgttggaCCCAGCGACTCCAAAGAATGCATGCCAGATCCACAAATCTTGTGAAACAACGGCCTCTAATATAATTGTTGGCTCGCCTTGATCCCCTCGAGTGTAGGCGCCGTGCCAAGCCACGGGGCAATTCTTCCAtccccaatgcatgcagtctaggCTCCCCAACATTCCCGGGAACCCATGGCGGGCTTCGTGCGTTGCAGTGATGCGTTGCACATCGGCAGTTGTTGGCCGCCTCAAATACGTGCCGCCAAAGATACGAACGATGGCCTTGCAGAATTTCTTCAAGCATTCCAACGCCGTCGTCTCTCCTATACGGAGATATTCGTCACAACAATCAGCAGCAGTTCTGTATGCCAATTGTCGAACAGCGGCAGTGCACTTCTGGATCGGGGAGAAGCTTAAGCGGCCAATAGCATCCGGACGTTGTTGGAAGTAAGGATCGACTTCTAGCGCATTGACAATGCGTAGAAACAACTCCCGGCTCATGCGAAATCGACGGCGAAAGAATTGTGGCCCATAAACAGGCTCGACAGAAAAATAATCGCGATGGAGGCGCTCGGCTCCACCTTCACGGTCACGACGAACCACTGTCCGCTTCTTCCTCGGGCGTGGTGGAGGTGGATCGAAACGATATGAAC contains:
- the LOC130990915 gene encoding protein ALP1-like, coding for MTVASSYRFDPPPPRPRKKRTVVRRDREGGAERLHRDYFSVEPVYGPQFFRRRFRMSRELFLRIVNALEVDPYFQQRPDAIGRLSFSPIQKCTAAVRQLAYRTAADCCDEYLRIGETTALECLKKFCKAIVRIFGGTYLRRPTTADVQRITATHEARHGFPGMLGSLDCMHWGWKNCPVAWHGAYTRGDQGEPTIILEAVVSQDLWIWHAFFGVAGSNNDINMLHQSTLFNDVLAGHEAAVHFLANNSHHTRGYYLTDGIYPDWPVFVKSFQFPNDEKKRRFKVMQEAARKDVERAFGVLQARWGIIRGPSRLWKAELMSSIMFACIILHNMIIEDEGGNASNFDGDDGEGPSSTPQTQFNSGAPPEFAAYLARNASLKDARLHARLRDDLVEHIWARFGPVDP